A portion of the Avibacterium sp. 20-132 genome contains these proteins:
- the dnaE gene encoding DNA polymerase III subunit alpha codes for MSEPRFVHLRVHSDFSMINGIAKVKPLVKACVENEMVAMALTDFTNFCGLVRFYGEALSSGIKPIVGADVLVKSDLLGDEHFELTLLAKNNTGYHNITLLLSKAYERGYTDLPYIDQQWLVEHREGLIILSGGRNGDIGKKLLKNNPADIESAVRFYQEFFPNHFYLSLCRTGRLEEERYIQAALKLAEKHHIPLVATNDVCFLSSQDFEAHEIRVAIHDSYTLDDPKRPKLYSDQQYFRTEQEMCELFADIPSALANTVQIAKRCNVTIRLGEYFLPKFPTGDLSTEDYLVQKSREGLEERLTFLFPDENERAEKRKEYDERLQVELDVINQMGFPGYFLIVMEFIQWSKDNDIPVGPGRGSGAGSLVAYALKITDLDPLEFDLLFERFLNPERVSMPDFDVDFCMDGRDRVIEHVAETYGRGAVSQIITFGTMAAKAVIRDVGRVLGHPYSFVDRISKLVPPDPGMTLAKAFEAEPRLPEIYESDEEVKALIDMARKLEGVTRNAGKHAGGVVISPGLITDFSPLYCDSEGKHPVTHFDKNDVEYAGLVKFDFLGLRTLTIIKWALDMINTRLAKEGKPLVDINRIPLDDAQSFQVLLNAETTAVFQLESRGMKDLIKRLKPDCFEDIIALVALFRPGPLQSGMVDNFIRRKHGEEEISYPDAEYQHISLKPILEPTYGIILYQEQVMQIAQVLAGYTLGGADLLRRAMGKKKPEEMAKQRSVFEEGAIKNGIDGNLAMKIFDLVEKFAGYGFNKSHSAAYALVSYQTLWLKAHYPAEFMAAVMTSEMDNTEKIVGLYDECLRMGLTVTPPDINTGKHHFSVNDNGEIVYGIGAIKGVGEGPIEALIFAREQGGIFKDLFDLCARVDLKKINRRTFESLIMSGAFDKLGPHRAALAKNLEDALKASDQYAKNEAIGQADMFGVLTETPEEVEQAYAKTPRWSEKQILDGERETLGLYLSSHPISPYLKEIAHYSSTRLKDLVPNYRGQISTTCGLVVSSRVAITKKGNRLGIATLDDRSGRLDLTLFGESLDRFGEKLQKDTIVIASGQVSFDDFSQGLKMSVRELMTLDEARSRYAKSLAICLTQEQLSPHFIKQFKDTLSPYSGGALPINIYYQSPQGRALVKLGVQWSVNPSDELINTLVEMLGESAVEIEFK; via the coding sequence ATGTCAGAACCGCGTTTCGTGCATTTGCGTGTGCATAGCGATTTTTCAATGATTAACGGTATTGCTAAAGTCAAACCGTTAGTCAAAGCCTGCGTGGAAAACGAAATGGTGGCAATGGCATTGACAGATTTCACCAATTTTTGTGGTTTAGTCCGTTTTTATGGAGAAGCATTATCTTCAGGTATAAAACCTATTGTGGGTGCTGATGTATTAGTGAAAAGTGATTTGCTTGGAGATGAACATTTTGAGCTGACGTTACTCGCCAAAAATAATACGGGCTATCATAATATTACCTTATTATTATCCAAAGCTTATGAACGAGGTTACACGGATTTACCTTATATCGATCAACAATGGCTAGTGGAACACCGCGAAGGCCTAATTATTCTCTCTGGCGGACGCAATGGCGATATCGGAAAAAAATTGTTGAAGAATAACCCTGCTGATATAGAAAGTGCGGTGCGTTTTTATCAAGAATTTTTTCCCAATCATTTTTATTTAAGCCTTTGCCGTACAGGTCGCCTTGAAGAAGAGCGTTATATCCAAGCCGCCTTAAAATTGGCTGAAAAACATCATATCCCTCTTGTGGCAACCAATGATGTATGTTTTTTGTCTTCGCAAGATTTTGAGGCACACGAGATCCGCGTGGCAATTCACGATAGCTACACCTTAGATGATCCTAAACGTCCGAAATTATATAGCGATCAGCAATATTTCCGCACTGAGCAGGAAATGTGTGAATTATTTGCAGATATTCCCAGCGCTCTAGCAAATACCGTACAAATTGCTAAGCGTTGTAATGTAACCATTCGTTTGGGGGAATATTTTTTACCTAAATTTCCCACCGGGGATCTTAGTACAGAAGATTATTTGGTACAAAAATCCCGTGAAGGCTTGGAGGAGCGTCTCACCTTTTTATTCCCCGATGAAAACGAACGGGCAGAAAAACGTAAAGAATATGACGAACGCTTGCAAGTTGAACTAGACGTGATTAACCAAATGGGTTTCCCGGGTTACTTCTTAATCGTGATGGAGTTTATCCAGTGGTCTAAAGATAACGATATTCCTGTTGGACCCGGGCGTGGCTCTGGGGCAGGATCATTGGTGGCTTATGCGTTGAAAATTACTGATCTTGATCCCCTTGAATTTGATTTGCTGTTTGAGCGTTTTTTAAATCCAGAACGGGTATCAATGCCCGATTTTGACGTGGATTTCTGTATGGACGGGCGAGATCGCGTGATTGAACACGTGGCGGAAACCTATGGACGCGGTGCGGTGTCGCAGATTATCACCTTTGGTACAATGGCTGCCAAAGCGGTCATCCGTGATGTAGGACGGGTGCTGGGGCATCCTTATAGCTTTGTGGATCGCATTTCTAAATTAGTTCCGCCTGATCCGGGAATGACCTTAGCCAAAGCCTTTGAAGCAGAACCTCGTTTGCCTGAAATTTATGAAAGCGATGAAGAAGTTAAAGCATTAATTGATATGGCGCGCAAGCTCGAGGGGGTAACGCGTAACGCAGGGAAACACGCTGGGGGCGTGGTGATTTCGCCGGGGCTGATCACTGATTTTTCGCCCTTATATTGTGATAGCGAAGGCAAACACCCAGTTACCCATTTTGATAAAAATGATGTGGAATATGCTGGGCTGGTGAAGTTTGACTTCTTAGGATTGCGTACGCTAACCATTATTAAATGGGCATTAGATATGATTAATACGCGTCTGGCTAAAGAAGGCAAGCCGTTAGTGGATATTAATCGTATCCCACTTGATGATGCGCAATCTTTCCAAGTGTTACTCAATGCAGAAACTACCGCGGTATTCCAGCTAGAATCGCGCGGAATGAAGGATTTGATTAAGCGCCTGAAACCAGACTGTTTTGAAGATATTATTGCGTTGGTTGCGTTGTTCCGTCCGGGGCCGTTGCAATCAGGAATGGTGGATAATTTTATTCGCCGTAAACACGGCGAAGAAGAAATTTCTTACCCTGACGCAGAATATCAGCACATTTCACTCAAACCGATTTTAGAGCCAACCTACGGTATCATTTTATATCAAGAACAAGTGATGCAAATTGCGCAGGTGCTAGCAGGTTACACCCTTGGGGGAGCTGATTTATTACGTCGGGCAATGGGGAAAAAGAAACCCGAAGAAATGGCAAAACAACGCTCTGTATTTGAAGAAGGGGCAATTAAAAACGGCATTGACGGTAACCTTGCAATGAAAATTTTCGATTTAGTAGAAAAATTTGCAGGTTACGGATTTAATAAATCGCACTCCGCGGCGTATGCCTTGGTTTCTTACCAAACATTATGGCTAAAAGCGCATTATCCCGCAGAATTTATGGCGGCAGTAATGACTTCTGAAATGGATAACACGGAAAAAATCGTTGGGCTATACGATGAATGTTTGCGTATGGGCTTAACGGTTACGCCGCCAGATATTAATACCGGGAAACACCATTTCAGCGTGAATGATAATGGCGAGATCGTGTATGGCATCGGCGCGATTAAAGGGGTGGGGGAAGGCCCGATTGAAGCCTTGATTTTTGCGCGTGAGCAAGGAGGCATTTTTAAAGATTTATTCGATCTTTGCGCCAGAGTAGATTTAAAGAAAATTAACCGCCGTACTTTTGAAAGCCTGATAATGTCAGGTGCATTCGATAAATTAGGCCCACACCGCGCCGCGCTGGCAAAAAATTTAGAAGACGCCCTCAAAGCCTCCGATCAATATGCTAAAAATGAAGCTATCGGGCAGGCGGATATGTTTGGCGTGCTAACTGAAACGCCAGAAGAAGTGGAGCAGGCTTATGCGAAAACACCACGTTGGAGCGAAAAACAAATTTTAGACGGCGAACGGGAAACCCTTGGGCTTTACTTGAGTAGCCACCCGATTAGCCCTTATTTAAAAGAGATCGCCCATTACAGCTCAACAAGGCTAAAAGATCTTGTGCCAAATTATCGTGGACAAATTAGCACAACCTGCGGTTTAGTGGTGAGTTCGCGTGTGGCGATCACGAAAAAAGGCAACCGCTTAGGCATTGCCACCTTAGATGACCGCTCGGGGCGTTTAGATCTCACGTTATTCGGTGAAAGCCTCGATCGTTTTGGTGAAAAATTGCAGAAAGACACTATTGTGATTGCTTCAGGGCAGGTGAGTTTTGATGATTTTTCACAAGGCTTAAAAATGTCTGTGCGAGAATTAATGACCCTTGACGAAGCACGCAGTCGCTACGCCAAAAGTCTGGCGATTTGCTTAACGCAAGAACAGCTTTCGCCACATTTTATTAAGCAATTTAAAGATACTCTTAGCCCATATAGCGGTGGTGCGTTACCCATTAATATTTATTACCAAAGCCCACAAGGACGCGCGTTAGTAAAACTCGGCGTGCAGTGGTCAGTGAATCCAAGTGATGAATTGATTAATACGCTAGTGGAAATGCTCGGCGAAAGTGCGGTGGAAATTGAGTTTAAATAA
- a CDS encoding NAD(P)/FAD-dependent oxidoreductase translates to MTQWVSDTLIIGAGAAGLFCAGQLGKQGKQVTVLDSGKKAGRKILMSGGGFCNFTNLEVTPQHYLSHNPHFVKSALARFTQWDFIALVAEYGIAYHEKELGQLFCDESSQQIVDLLLAECKKYQVNIQLRQHIEQVSKSEKGGFTVQANGQTWYCNQLVVATGGLSMPALGASPLGYQIAEQFGLAVISPRASLVPFRWRETEQFYTALAGVSLPVRVSAENGQSFINQLLFTHRGISGPAILQISNYWQPNEWVEVDLLPNQSICDYLLELRQTSPKLQLKTALSRILPNKLVELWQTRESIPIEILANLTKGQLEQLDNVIHHWQIFPNGTEGYRTAEVTMGGVDTHEISSKTMESTKVKGLYFIGEVLDVTGWLGGYNFQWAWSSAYACASHIACL, encoded by the coding sequence ATGACACAATGGGTTTCTGATACGCTAATTATTGGCGCAGGTGCAGCTGGGCTATTTTGTGCTGGACAACTTGGTAAACAAGGTAAACAGGTAACAGTTCTTGATAGCGGTAAAAAAGCGGGGCGAAAAATTTTAATGTCAGGCGGTGGGTTTTGTAATTTCACTAATTTAGAGGTTACGCCACAGCATTATCTTTCGCACAATCCACATTTTGTTAAATCTGCATTGGCTCGTTTTACTCAATGGGATTTTATCGCTTTAGTCGCAGAATATGGCATTGCTTATCACGAAAAAGAACTCGGGCAATTGTTTTGTGATGAAAGTTCACAACAGATTGTGGATTTGTTACTCGCAGAATGTAAGAAATATCAGGTTAATATTCAGCTACGCCAGCACATTGAGCAAGTTTCTAAGTCAGAAAAAGGCGGTTTTACTGTGCAAGCCAATGGGCAAACTTGGTATTGTAATCAACTAGTCGTGGCAACGGGAGGGCTTTCAATGCCAGCCTTAGGTGCATCGCCATTAGGTTATCAAATTGCTGAACAGTTTGGATTGGCAGTGATCTCACCGCGTGCTTCCCTTGTACCGTTTCGTTGGCGAGAAACAGAACAATTTTACACCGCACTTGCTGGCGTTTCTTTGCCTGTTCGCGTCAGTGCAGAAAATGGGCAATCTTTTATCAACCAATTGTTATTTACTCATCGTGGTATTTCGGGGCCGGCGATTTTACAAATTTCTAACTATTGGCAGCCCAATGAATGGGTGGAAGTTGATCTATTACCCAACCAATCTATTTGTGATTATTTACTTGAATTACGCCAAACTTCGCCGAAGTTGCAGTTAAAAACCGCATTATCACGTATTTTGCCAAATAAATTAGTAGAGCTTTGGCAAACCAGAGAGAGCATTCCAATAGAAATATTGGCGAATTTAACCAAAGGGCAGTTGGAACAGTTAGATAATGTTATTCATCACTGGCAAATTTTCCCTAATGGTACAGAAGGTTATCGCACGGCAGAGGTTACAATGGGCGGGGTAGATACGCACGAAATTTCATCAAAAACAATGGAAAGTACGAAAGTCAAAGGATTGTATTTTATCGGCGAAGTGCTAGATGTAACAGGCTGGCTTGGTGGCTATAACTTTCAATGGGCGTGGAGTTCAGCTTACGCTTGTGCCAGCCATATTGCCTGTTTATAA